ACAATCTTCAAGATGAAAAAGAAATCGAGAATAACTTTGATTTTGATTTAAACTACAAACATGAGTTTGATAAAAAAGGACACGAGTTTGTTTTCACAGGTCGATTCTCAAGTCAAAAAGAAGATGAAGATGGTTTGGTTAAAGGATTAACAAAAAGATTTGACAATACAACAAATTCGTATGTTGATGAGTTTTCAAATCGTATTACAGATAATTTAGAAGATCAGAAAAATGTTGTCATAACAGCAGATTATGTACGTCCAATTGGAGAAAAAGGGAAGTTCGAATTGGGAGCTCGTGCAGATTTTAGTGATACAAAAACAAATAATAGAACTTATTTCTTAGAAGATAATGGCAATTATGTGGAAGACGATAGGTTTTTTGCAAATGTAGATAACCAACAAAATGTATTAGCCGCTTATACACAATACGGAAATGCGATTGGAGAAAAGTTCCAATATTTTGCAGGTTTACGCGTGGAAAGTTCTGATATGAAAATTAAGAATTATACGACAGGAGAAAACATCTCTAAAAAATACACAGATTTATTTCCAACGTTAACGTTAAACTATAAGTTTACGGATAAAAACGAGATGCAATTAAGTTATTCTCGTCGTGTTCGTCGTCCAATGGGATTCATGTTAATGCCTTTCTTCTCTGCTACAGACGATAGAAATGTAAGAAACGGAAATCCAGATCTTAATCCTACCTATACAAACTCTTTAGAGTTATCTTATATTGCTTCTGTGGGTAAATTAATGGTTACACCAAGTTTATTTTACCAAAGAACAACAGATATGATTAACCAGTTTCAACGTAAAAATATCAACGATAGCGGAGAAGATGTATTCATTACAAAGCCTATAAATGCAGGTGAAGAAGATCGTTATGGATTAGATTTAACAGCAACTTATAAACCTGCAAGATGGTGGAATTTGATGTTGAATGTGAATTTATTTGGATACAAAAGAACAGGATATTACGAAGAAACGAATGAAATAAAAGATCCTGAAACAGGAATTGTTTCTACTCAAGTAGACGCACAAGATTTTTCTGGTGACGGATTTAGTTCTCGAGGACGCTTATCATCTAACTTTACTTTACCAGCAGATTTCAAAATTCAAGTTGCTGGAAATTACATGGGAAGTATGAAAACCGCGCAACAAAAAATTGAAGATAACTTGTCAATGGATTTTTCTTTATCAAAAGATTTATTTAATAAACAAGCTACTTTATCTTTAAATGTACGTGACGTTTTTAATTCAAGAAAACGTGAAATGACACAATACGGATCGGATTATATTAATTATCAAAGTATGCGTTGGATGAAACGTTCGATTAATTTATCGTTTACTTATCGTTTCAAGAACACAAATGAAAAAGATAGAAATAGACAACGTCCTGAAGCAGAAGAGATGGGAGAAGAAATGCAAATGTAGGCAGCTTCTTAGGTTGTTATAGATCATAAAAAAAGGTTCGCATTTGCGAACCTTTTTTTATAAAATCAAGCGAAAATTAAGATTTGTTTTTCAACAAATCACGAATTTCAGCCAATAATTCTTCTTGTGTTGGACCAGCAGGCGCTTCTTCTGCAGGCGCTTCTTCTCTTTTTAATTTATTGATTCCTTTAATCATTACAAATAAAGCGAAAGCAACAATTATGAACGATATTGAAGCTGATATGAACATACCGTATTTAATTGCAGTACCCGGAATTACTAATTCAGCTAAATTGTTTAATTGTAATTTTTCTAATGTTGGAGTTAAGATTGCTGGAGTAATAATGTCTTCTACTAAAGAAGTTACAATTTTACCAAAAGCACCACCGATCACAACACCGACAGCTAAATCTACTACGTTGCCTTTTACAGCAAACTCTTTAAATTCTTTAAAAAATCCCATAAGTTTAAATTTATTTCAAAAGTTTATAATATTTAATTTGGTTGATTGGTATCTAATCTATTTTTAGAAGAGATGAATAAGTAAAGACCGATTAACATAAATGGAATACTTAAAATTTGACCATTGTTTAGTCCAATGTTTATAGCTTCGGCAACAGCTTCTTCGCCTTGGTTTTCTTTGAAAAACTCAACAACAAATCGGACTAAAAATAATAAAAATAAGAACACACCTAACATAGCGCCAAGATATTTTCTTTTATCTGTTTTATGATACATATAAAGCATGATAAAGCCTAATATAAAATAGCCAATTGCTTCATAAATTTGAGCTGGATGACGAGGAATAATTTCTCCATATCCTAAACTTTGTTGATGAAACTTTACTGCCCATGGTAAATCGGATGCTTTTCCAACGATTTCAGAATTATAAAAGTTTCCAATTCGAACAGCTGCTCCGCCAAATGGAACAACAACTGCCATTCTATCTAACAACCATAAGACATTACGATGCAAATATTTTCGACTAAATAAATACGAAGTTAAGATTACTCCCAATGCAGCACCATGACTTGCTAATCCGCTAAATCCTACAAATTCGTAATTTTGTAATAAACCAAAAAAAGCACTTTCTCCTGGAGCGTGTTGTACAGGTAAAAAGACCTCGATAGGTTTTTCTATAAAAGCAGAAGGATCATAAAATAAATATTCTCCCAATCTTGCTCCCGCAATTGCTCCGATAAAAGTATATAAGAATAAAGGATCAAGTAATTCTTTTTTCTGATTTTCTTTTTTGAAAATGTTTGACATCAAATACCAACCTACAACAAAGGCTAATATCCAGCACAAGCTGTAAATATGTACTTTGAATCCACCTACTTCAAATAAATAAGGTGTTGGATCCCAATTGATAAACGAAATTAAGTTAAGCATTAATTTTTCTTTTTAGGTACAGGGTCATATCCATGTCCTCCCCAAGGGTGACAACGACCAATTCTTTTAGTTCCGAGCCACAAACCTTTTAATAAGCCATGTTCTTTTAATGCTTCAATCATATACGATGAGCAAGTTGGTTGATACCTACAATTACTTCCCATCCACGGAGAAATTGCTAACTGATAAAATCGAACCAATAAAATAAATGGTTTTACCAAAAAATTGTTCATCTCGCAAAGTTAATCAATAACAGAAATAAAAAAGAATCAATCCAAAAGATTTATACTTTGCAGATTGATTCTTAAAAACAATAATCGTATTATAAAAACTATTTTTTAATATAGCTTGCAGGATCTAAAGCTTTGTACGACCAGTTTTGTAAAAACTCTAAAACCACTTTCGGATCATGACCTTTTGCTTCTTTGCTTTCTAAATAAGCAGAGTTTTGCGTATGAATCAAGTTTCCTTTCTCATCTAAGATTACAAAAACAGGAAAACCAAAACGCTCTGGATGTTTCAAAGCAGCTAATGTTTCTTCATTTTTATTATTTTTCGAATAATTCACATGAACGACTTCGTAATTATTCGCGATATAATTTTTTACTTCTTCATTTTCTTTTGTCAACTTATCAAACATGATACACCAAGCACACCAATTTCCACCAACTTGTAACAAAATATGTTTCTTTTCAGCAGAAGCCTTCTGTACAGCATTCGCAATATCTACTTTAGGATTCGCTTCTTCATTATAAATTTTTGGCTTTTCTGTTTGTTGACCAAATACAAAGCTCAACGATAGCATCATTAAGCTAAAAAACATGGTTAATTTTTTCATTTCAAATTCTAAATATTAATTCGAATTTACAATAAAAAATTATGCCGAAATATTTTTTCTACGAATTAATGATATTGTAGCATGAATTTAGTTTTTCTTGAACCGAATTTATTTCACCATTTTTTTCATTTCGTTTAATTTGATTAATCAAATTGATAGAGAATTTAGATTCAAATTCTAATCGATCTAATTCGATCTCATAAAAATTAATTTGATGATGAATTTGCTTAAAATAGTAATTTACCAACTCCGTGTACATTAATTTAAGCTCTTGATTCACTTTGATAAATTCTACGAACTCTTGTAATTCAATCAAAAAATCAACCATTTGCTTGTTGATTTCAGTTTGCTTATCATTTAGTTCAATTTTCTTTAAATAATCAGTTGATAAAGCAATTTTATCACCCAAAAGTTGGTGCTTTCTTGTTAAAATCAAAGCACATTCTAACGCTTTCTTCATCATGTTTAATTTTTATTCTATGACAAAGAAAATAGATTCAAAAGCCAAAATATGTCGCTTAAAAAATCATTCAATTTGGCAAAACATTCGTTAACTTTGAAGTCTAAATAGGATTTTATGAATACGCCTTTAGCCGAAAGAATGCGTCCCAAAACGCTCGAGGAATACATTAATCAGAAACATTTGGTAGGAAATAATGGTCCAATTAAAATGATGTTGCAACATAATATGATTGCTTCGATGATTTTTTGGGGCCCTCCAGGAACTGGAAAAACAACACTTGCTCAATTAATTTCTGAATTAACAGATCGTCCTTTTTATACATTAAGTGCGATAAATTCTGGCGTGAAAGAAGTGCGCGAAGTGATCGAAAAGGCGAAGAGTCAAAATTTATTCTCAGGAACAAAAAATCCAATTCTATTTATTGATGAAATTCATCGTTTTAATAAATCGCAACAAGATAGTTTATTAGGTGCTGTAGAAACGGGATTGGTGACATTGATTGGCGCTACGACAGAGAACCCAAGTTTCGAAGTGGTACCAGCTTTGCTTTCTCGGGCGCAAGTTTATGTTTTGAAGCATCTTGAAAAGGAAGATTTAATTGATTTAATAGAACGAGCTATAAAAAAAGATAGTGTTTTATCGCAATTAGATATAGAATTAGTTGAAGCAAATGCATTGTTGCGTTATTCGGGAGGAGATGCAAGAAAATTATTGAATGGGTTAGAACTCGTGATCAATAGTTTTTCTTCAACTGAGAAAATCATCATTAACGATGAAATTGTTCACGAACGTATTCAGCAAAATCTGGCTCGTTACGATAAAACAGGTGAGCAACATTATGATATTATTTCGGCTTTTATAAAATCAATTCGAGGTTCTGATCCAAATGGAGCGGTTTATTGGTTAGCAAGAATGATAGAAGGTGGAGAAGATTTAAAATTTATTGCACGAAGAATGTTGATTTCTGCTTCGGAAGATGTAGGAAATGCAAATCCAACTGCGATGATTTTAGCAAATAACACATTTCAGGCTGTATCGGTAATTGGTTACCCTGAATCTCGTATTTTATTGAGTCAATGTGCAATCTATTTAGCCAATTCACCTAAAAGTAATGCAACGTATTTAGCAATTGGTAAAGCGCAACAAATTGTAAAACAAACGGGCGATTTACCTGTACCTTTACATTTGAGAAATGCACCAACTAAGTTGATGAAAGACTTGGATTATGGAAAAGAATACAAATATTCGCACGATTTTCCAGGTAATTTTGCTGAACAAGAATTTTTACCTGATGAAATTTCTGGAACAACACTTTACGAACCAGGGAATAATAAGAGAGAATATATAGATAAACAATCACTTAATCAGAAGTGGAAAGGAAAGTATGGCTATTAAAAAAAATCTCAGTTAATTATGATTAACTGAGATTTTTAAGATTTAGATTGGTTACAATCTATAGTATTAGGTTGGTTGCACTGTATTTTGCAATTACTATGCCAAAGAGTTAATGAAAATTAAATAAAAACTTAATAAGTTGTAAAATAAAGATAATGAAACAAATACAAATTATAAACGGGCCTAATTTAAATTTACTTGGTATACGTGAACCAGAAATTTACGGCACACAAACATTTGAAGATTTTTTTATTGAAATGAAAAAACAATTTCCTGACGTTTCATTGCATTATTATCAATCAAATCACGAGGGTGATATTATCGATAAATTGCATGAAGTGGGCTTTGTCTATGATGGAATTATTTTAAATGCGGGTGCGTACACCCATTATTCTTATGCAATTGCAGATGCAATAAAAGCAATTAAAACAAAAGTAATCGAAGTTCATATTTCGGATATTTATGCGCGTGAAGATTTTAGAAAAAATAGTGTAACGGGTGAAAATTGTGAAAAAATTATTTCTGGAAAAGGATTAGAAGGATACAATGAAGCGGTTAACTGTTTTGTGAAATAATGACTTTAATTTGTATAAAGGCTATTTAATTATGAAAAGATTTATTGTAGGTTTAACCATAGGATTATCAATGATTAGTTGTGATTCTAAATCTGATAAAAATGATGATGGAATGAGAAATCAAGCTTTGTTAGCTTGCGAAACAGAAGCGATAACTTCTGAAATGTCTCCAAAAAAGAAAGAATTAGTTAAAGAGTATTGTAGTTGTGCTACAGATAAAATGTTAGAAGAATTTACCTATGCAGAAATGATGCAAATGAATAATCCATCCAAAGAGTTACAAGATCGATTGATGGAATTTGTAAAACCTTGCTTGCAAGATTTGAAAACGAAATCTGATGAATTAGGAGATTAAATACAAAAAGTCGGAACACAGTTCCGACTTTTTTAATATTCTTTTTTATATTGTTCTTTTTTGAATTCATCTACCAGATGCTCGTTTAAGCTGTCGATGTATCCCAAAATTTCTAATTTACCAATCTTACTCGAAGAAGAACTTGTAAATACTTTGGGTAATTCTTCCCAAGTTTTTAGCAATTCATTTTTATAATGAGTTAAGTTTTTTTGCATTTGTGTACTGGTTAGTTTGTCTAATTTTGTAAACACTATAGCGAAAGGAATTTGTTTGTTTCCAAGCCATTCCATAAACTGTAAATCTATTTTTTGAGGTGAATGACGCGAGTCAATTAATAAAAAAACATTGACTAAGTTTTTACGAAACTCAATGTAATCGTAAATCATTTTATTAAATCCTCCACGAACACCTTTTGGTGCTTTTGCAAAACCATAACCAGGTAAATCAGCTAAATACCAAGTGTCATCCATTTCGAATGTATTGATAAGTTGTGTTTTTCCTGGTGTTGCAGATGTTTTAGCTAATGCTTTTTTGTCTGACAACATATTAATTAATGATGATTTACCTACGTTAGATCGTCCAATAAAAGCATATTCTGGCTTGAATGGAGGAGGGCAATCTGTATATTTTTGCGAACTTTTTACGAATTCAGCTTTTTTAATCATATTTATGCTTTAGTAGCTGGATCCAATTGTTTTTCGATCAGCCATTTGTATAAAATTTCGTTAAACATCTCAGGATGTTCCATCATCGGAGCATGTCCACACTTATCAATCCAATAAAGAGAAGCATCAGGCAATTCTTCGTTAAATTCTACCGCAACTTCTGGTGGTGTAACATTGTCTTGTTTCCCCCAAATTAAACAAACAGGAATTTTGATGTCTTTTAAGTCTTCTTTCATGTTAGATTTAATCGCATCTCTGGCAATGTACAACGTTTTGATTGCTTTATTTCTATCGTTTACAGTGTTAAAAACATCATCAACAATTTCCTTTGTAGCAATCATTGGATCATAAAAAACTTCGCGTGTTTTACGTTCTACATATTCGTAGTTACCACGTTTTGGATAGGTTTCACCAAATGATTTCTCATACAAACCAGAACTTCCTGTCAAACAAAGAGCTTTTACATATTCTGGATGTCTATGACACACCATCAAACCAATATGTCCTCCTAAAGAATTTCCTACTAAAATAGCAGGTTCTTTAACGACTTCTTCAATGAAATTTGCAACATGTTTTGCAATATTCTTGATGTTTGTATTAAGAACAGATAAAGAATATAAAGGTAATTCTGGTGCGAAAACTTTATACCCTCTTTGCGCATAATAATTTGTAAGTGAGCTGAAATTGCTAAGTTCACCCATCAAACCGTGAAGTAAAACAATTGGTTGTCCTTCTCCTTCTTCTATGTAAGAGAACTTATCTTTTTTCTTTAAGCTAAAAAACATTTACTCGATATTAAGTCGACAAATTTAATTAATTATATTTTTTAAATAGTGCTTTATCTAAAAAACTTTAATAACTGTGTTTTGTCTGATCTAAAACAAGGTCTATATAAATGTTAAAATTCAAAATAAATAAGGGTTTTACGTGATAAAAACTCTAACTGTTTGATACTAAATTTCAAATTGTTAATAACTATTT
This portion of the Empedobacter stercoris genome encodes:
- a CDS encoding outer membrane beta-barrel family protein encodes the protein MRLRNLFALMFICVCASLNAQELLKIRGKVLSSDNKPVEYTTISLESTEEGVVAEGATDAKGDFVVEAQAGEYILVIEPMGYDVIEKQLSLTSALDLGTFSVKGSQTVSLDAAVVTAEKPIYKVELDKKVYDMANDPMSQGQSLSDALANVPSVQVDAEGNVSLRGNDNVKFLIDGKPSGMLGVSSVADALKNIPAENVERIELVTNPSARYEASGSAGIINIVLKKGSNAGFNGSVTLNGGIPTMIGGNVNLNYKTKKYNIYTTLGSRYADREGEGSAFMTSFNKGTDVVKQYRSTDRDNNRIRRNYNIRLGGEYYLDDKNTVGLSAGYRYNNGNNNALVDYNYFDNAMTFLKNEYNLQDEKEIENNFDFDLNYKHEFDKKGHEFVFTGRFSSQKEDEDGLVKGLTKRFDNTTNSYVDEFSNRITDNLEDQKNVVITADYVRPIGEKGKFELGARADFSDTKTNNRTYFLEDNGNYVEDDRFFANVDNQQNVLAAYTQYGNAIGEKFQYFAGLRVESSDMKIKNYTTGENISKKYTDLFPTLTLNYKFTDKNEMQLSYSRRVRRPMGFMLMPFFSATDDRNVRNGNPDLNPTYTNSLELSYIASVGKLMVTPSLFYQRTTDMINQFQRKNINDSGEDVFITKPINAGEEDRYGLDLTATYKPARWWNLMLNVNLFGYKRTGYYEETNEIKDPETGIVSTQVDAQDFSGDGFSSRGRLSSNFTLPADFKIQVAGNYMGSMKTAQQKIEDNLSMDFSLSKDLFNKQATLSLNVRDVFNSRKREMTQYGSDYINYQSMRWMKRSINLSFTYRFKNTNEKDRNRQRPEAEEMGEEMQM
- the mscL gene encoding large-conductance mechanosensitive channel protein MscL, with protein sequence MGFFKEFKEFAVKGNVVDLAVGVVIGGAFGKIVTSLVEDIITPAILTPTLEKLQLNNLAELVIPGTAIKYGMFISASISFIIVAFALFVMIKGINKLKREEAPAEEAPAGPTQEELLAEIRDLLKNKS
- the lgt gene encoding prolipoprotein diacylglyceryl transferase, giving the protein MLNLISFINWDPTPYLFEVGGFKVHIYSLCWILAFVVGWYLMSNIFKKENQKKELLDPLFLYTFIGAIAGARLGEYLFYDPSAFIEKPIEVFLPVQHAPGESAFFGLLQNYEFVGFSGLASHGAALGVILTSYLFSRKYLHRNVLWLLDRMAVVVPFGGAAVRIGNFYNSEIVGKASDLPWAVKFHQQSLGYGEIIPRHPAQIYEAIGYFILGFIMLYMYHKTDKRKYLGAMLGVFLFLLFLVRFVVEFFKENQGEEAVAEAINIGLNNGQILSIPFMLIGLYLFISSKNRLDTNQPN
- the yidD gene encoding membrane protein insertion efficiency factor YidD, encoding MNNFLVKPFILLVRFYQLAISPWMGSNCRYQPTCSSYMIEALKEHGLLKGLWLGTKRIGRCHPWGGHGYDPVPKKKN
- a CDS encoding thioredoxin family protein, producing the protein MKKLTMFFSLMMLSLSFVFGQQTEKPKIYNEEANPKVDIANAVQKASAEKKHILLQVGGNWCAWCIMFDKLTKENEEVKNYIANNYEVVHVNYSKNNKNEETLAALKHPERFGFPVFVILDEKGNLIHTQNSAYLESKEAKGHDPKVVLEFLQNWSYKALDPASYIKK
- a CDS encoding replication-associated recombination protein A yields the protein MNTPLAERMRPKTLEEYINQKHLVGNNGPIKMMLQHNMIASMIFWGPPGTGKTTLAQLISELTDRPFYTLSAINSGVKEVREVIEKAKSQNLFSGTKNPILFIDEIHRFNKSQQDSLLGAVETGLVTLIGATTENPSFEVVPALLSRAQVYVLKHLEKEDLIDLIERAIKKDSVLSQLDIELVEANALLRYSGGDARKLLNGLELVINSFSSTEKIIINDEIVHERIQQNLARYDKTGEQHYDIISAFIKSIRGSDPNGAVYWLARMIEGGEDLKFIARRMLISASEDVGNANPTAMILANNTFQAVSVIGYPESRILLSQCAIYLANSPKSNATYLAIGKAQQIVKQTGDLPVPLHLRNAPTKLMKDLDYGKEYKYSHDFPGNFAEQEFLPDEISGTTLYEPGNNKREYIDKQSLNQKWKGKYGY
- a CDS encoding type II 3-dehydroquinate dehydratase, with amino-acid sequence MKQIQIINGPNLNLLGIREPEIYGTQTFEDFFIEMKKQFPDVSLHYYQSNHEGDIIDKLHEVGFVYDGIILNAGAYTHYSYAIADAIKAIKTKVIEVHISDIYAREDFRKNSVTGENCEKIISGKGLEGYNEAVNCFVK
- the yihA gene encoding ribosome biogenesis GTP-binding protein YihA/YsxC, which translates into the protein MIKKAEFVKSSQKYTDCPPPFKPEYAFIGRSNVGKSSLINMLSDKKALAKTSATPGKTQLINTFEMDDTWYLADLPGYGFAKAPKGVRGGFNKMIYDYIEFRKNLVNVFLLIDSRHSPQKIDLQFMEWLGNKQIPFAIVFTKLDKLTSTQMQKNLTHYKNELLKTWEELPKVFTSSSSSKIGKLEILGYIDSLNEHLVDEFKKEQYKKEY
- a CDS encoding alpha/beta fold hydrolase is translated as MFFSLKKKDKFSYIEEGEGQPIVLLHGLMGELSNFSSLTNYYAQRGYKVFAPELPLYSLSVLNTNIKNIAKHVANFIEEVVKEPAILVGNSLGGHIGLMVCHRHPEYVKALCLTGSSGLYEKSFGETYPKRGNYEYVERKTREVFYDPMIATKEIVDDVFNTVNDRNKAIKTLYIARDAIKSNMKEDLKDIKIPVCLIWGKQDNVTPPEVAVEFNEELPDASLYWIDKCGHAPMMEHPEMFNEILYKWLIEKQLDPATKA